A genome region from Psychrobacter jeotgali includes the following:
- the kdsB gene encoding 3-deoxy-manno-octulosonate cytidylyltransferase: protein MTITPATVKTHIVIPARFKSTRLQGKPLLSIHGKPMILWVAEKAQAAHFADDMCIATDDARIAKVCTDAGYEVVMTRADHASGTDRLAEVAAIKGWSAHDIVINMQGDEPLVPPLLLQQVKDLLVQDEDSVMATLYEPITDYHNFMRPSVVKVVSAVVANKQRALYFSRAPIPCDRDVALAADNEKNVQPLAPKNAYRHLGLYAYRVSLLQQFVHWSQTPLEQLEHLEQLRILESGGKIAIEAAALHLPAGVDTQEDLERLNALSIEQFQNYHK, encoded by the coding sequence ATGACCATCACCCCAGCCACTGTCAAAACCCATATTGTGATTCCTGCAAGGTTTAAAAGTACCCGCTTACAAGGAAAGCCTTTATTATCGATTCATGGTAAGCCCATGATATTGTGGGTGGCTGAAAAGGCACAAGCGGCGCATTTTGCCGATGATATGTGTATTGCGACCGATGATGCGCGCATTGCTAAAGTATGCACTGATGCCGGTTATGAAGTGGTTATGACCCGGGCTGATCATGCCTCAGGCACCGATCGTTTGGCAGAAGTCGCTGCTATTAAGGGCTGGTCAGCTCATGATATTGTTATCAATATGCAAGGGGATGAGCCTTTAGTACCGCCGTTACTATTGCAGCAAGTTAAAGATTTATTAGTGCAGGATGAAGACAGTGTGATGGCGACTTTATATGAGCCTATTACCGACTATCATAATTTTATGCGCCCATCGGTGGTAAAAGTGGTGAGTGCAGTGGTCGCTAATAAACAGCGAGCTTTATATTTCAGCCGAGCGCCTATCCCTTGTGATCGTGATGTAGCCTTAGCAGCAGATAATGAAAAAAATGTACAGCCACTCGCCCCAAAAAACGCTTATCGTCATTTGGGCTTATATGCATACCGCGTAAGTTTATTGCAGCAGTTTGTTCATTGGTCCCAAACTCCACTTGAACAGCTAGAACATTTAGAGCAGCTACGTATTTTAGAGAGTGGTGGCAAGATTGCTATCGAAGCGGCGGCACTACATCTGCCAGCAGGTGTTGATACCCAAGAGGATTTAGAGCGTTTGAATGCGCTTAGCATTGAGCAGTTTCAGAATTATCATAAATAA
- the ppk2 gene encoding polyphosphate kinase 2 yields the protein MANIPSSIDPKSLTPQERSELSEPEQDNFIERMDKEVFNDELRRKMHQDLIDTYDEELENEIDDYFRDFRFAGIEMTEQEKLDRQTYFQELVRLQRELIKLQDWVVDRGERIVVIFEGRDSAGKGGAIKRITQRLNPRVCKVAALPAPTEREQSQWYFQRYVAHLPAAGEIVLFDRSWYNRVGVERVMGFCTDEQYEEFFQSVPEFERMLVRSGIRLVKYWFSITDDEQHSRFMSRIHDPLKQWKLSPMDLQSRRRWEDYTKAKETMFERTHIPEAPWWVVEGNNKKRARLNCIAHLLEQIPYKEVPREEVELPDRKRDNEYYREPIPDDMYVPPRY from the coding sequence ATGGCAAACATCCCCTCATCGATAGACCCTAAGTCTTTAACTCCGCAAGAACGCAGCGAGCTTAGTGAGCCTGAGCAGGATAATTTTATTGAGCGCATGGACAAAGAGGTATTCAATGATGAGTTACGGCGCAAAATGCACCAAGACTTAATCGATACCTATGACGAAGAGCTTGAGAATGAAATCGATGATTACTTCCGAGATTTTCGTTTCGCTGGTATTGAGATGACCGAACAAGAAAAGCTTGATCGTCAGACCTACTTTCAAGAGCTGGTGCGCTTGCAACGTGAATTAATTAAACTGCAGGACTGGGTGGTGGATCGCGGCGAGCGTATAGTAGTGATATTCGAAGGTCGAGATTCAGCGGGTAAAGGCGGCGCGATTAAGCGTATTACCCAACGACTTAATCCCCGTGTCTGTAAAGTTGCCGCCCTACCTGCGCCCACTGAACGTGAACAATCACAGTGGTACTTTCAGCGTTATGTGGCGCACCTGCCAGCAGCTGGCGAAATTGTATTGTTTGATCGCAGTTGGTATAACCGTGTGGGTGTTGAGCGAGTTATGGGTTTTTGTACCGATGAGCAATATGAAGAGTTTTTCCAATCGGTGCCTGAGTTTGAGCGCATGTTAGTAAGATCCGGTATACGCCTAGTGAAATACTGGTTCTCTATTACCGACGATGAGCAGCATTCGCGCTTTATGAGCCGTATTCATGATCCGCTAAAACAGTGGAAGCTCTCACCGATGGACTTGCAGTCAAGACGACGCTGGGAGGATTATACTAAAGCAAAAGAAACCATGTTCGAGCGCACTCATATTCCTGAAGCGCCGTGGTGGGTGGTGGAAGGTAATAATAAAAAACGTGCCCGCCTAAACTGTATTGCCCATTTGCTGGAGCAGATCCCTTATAAAGAGGTGCCTCGTGAAGAGGTGGAGCTACCAGATCGCAAACGCGATAATGAATATTACCGCGAGCCCATTCCTGATGATATGTATGTACCGCCACGCTATTAG
- a CDS encoding DNA polymerase III subunit delta', with amino-acid sequence MNNSADTNNKSSDIYFAPLLPWQQIIWTQLTKRVLTPPQNLPHAMLAAGMSGMGKRAFVWRLVAWLLCRNRQQHPQGACGHCESCQWLKSGTHPSLQVLPISNMLISDESRDSQMESSTNKGKSSKASTKANNKSAKTSSNTIKIDDIRALQPFIYQGGQGMRICVLDHAEQMTIAAANALLKTLEEPQAQVHLFLISDMPAKLLPTIKSRVQQLPLQAIATSVARNYVTDTLGGVVNKELVTPAQIEQLLQLANGAPLAAVDLAKASWYSKRTLWLTTWQALRSGKRSSIAASDYWQTQFDIFDFIKLSELMLVDIRRVGLGLRAVQQDIEITAALQNYPPSIQSLEALTQSLQQIKIALQQNVQEKFAYDKLMQELAEL; translated from the coding sequence GTGAATAACAGCGCAGATACCAATAATAAATCAAGCGACATTTATTTTGCGCCTTTATTACCGTGGCAACAGATTATTTGGACGCAGCTGACTAAGCGCGTATTGACGCCGCCACAAAACTTACCCCACGCTATGCTTGCCGCTGGTATGTCAGGCATGGGCAAACGAGCTTTTGTCTGGCGTTTGGTCGCTTGGTTACTATGTCGCAACCGCCAGCAGCATCCACAAGGGGCATGTGGTCATTGTGAAAGCTGCCAGTGGCTCAAATCGGGCACCCATCCTAGCTTGCAAGTGTTGCCTATTAGCAATATGCTCATCAGCGATGAAAGCCGAGATAGCCAAATGGAGAGCAGTACTAACAAAGGCAAATCCTCTAAAGCCAGTACCAAAGCCAACAATAAATCTGCCAAAACCTCCAGCAATACTATAAAAATAGATGATATCCGCGCGCTACAGCCTTTTATTTACCAAGGCGGGCAGGGCATGCGCATTTGCGTGTTAGATCATGCCGAGCAAATGACTATTGCCGCAGCTAATGCGCTACTAAAAACCCTTGAGGAGCCGCAAGCGCAAGTGCATTTATTCCTGATTAGCGATATGCCAGCCAAACTGCTACCTACTATTAAAAGCCGTGTACAACAGTTACCGCTACAAGCGATTGCTACATCGGTTGCTCGCAATTATGTGACAGATACCTTGGGCGGGGTAGTGAATAAAGAGCTGGTGACTCCCGCTCAGATCGAGCAGTTATTACAACTGGCCAATGGTGCGCCTCTGGCAGCGGTGGATCTGGCCAAGGCTAGTTGGTACAGTAAGCGCACGCTATGGCTTACGACTTGGCAGGCGCTACGTAGTGGTAAGCGCAGTAGCATCGCTGCTAGCGACTATTGGCAAACGCAGTTTGATATCTTTGATTTTATTAAGTTGTCTGAGCTCATGCTGGTTGATATCAGGCGGGTTGGTCTTGGGTTAAGGGCTGTACAACAGGATATTGAGATTACTGCTGCCCTACAAAACTATCCGCCCAGTATTCAATCACTAGAGGCTCTGACCCAAAGCTTACAACAGATCAAAATTGCCTTGCAACAAAACGTACAAGAAAAATTTGCTTATGATAAGCTAATGCAAGAATTAGCAGAATTATAA
- a CDS encoding PilZ domain-containing protein, with product MAMPGRGGILTCHIEDVETLYASYLSFVDNGALFIPTKREQALGDEVFIAVTLPNSSERLPMNGKVVWINHQSQSSRPAGFAVQIGTDVAGQRIKNEVERLLAGKIDSLQATYTM from the coding sequence ATGGCAATGCCAGGGCGTGGCGGAATTCTTACCTGCCATATTGAAGATGTCGAGACTTTATATGCCAGTTATTTATCGTTTGTCGATAATGGGGCGCTATTTATACCTACCAAGCGTGAACAAGCGCTAGGTGATGAGGTTTTTATTGCGGTGACGCTACCAAATTCTAGTGAGCGCCTACCGATGAATGGTAAAGTGGTATGGATAAACCATCAGTCTCAGTCTAGTCGTCCAGCAGGTTTTGCGGTGCAAATCGGGACGGACGTGGCGGGACAAAGAATAAAAAATGAAGTTGAGCGCCTATTGGCTGGAAAAATAGACAGCTTACAAGCTACCTATACCATGTAG
- the lpxK gene encoding tetraacyldisaccharide 4'-kinase — MSLETTITDAWQRKAPWLWLLLPVSGLYGLVTLLRRQAYKLGLFSSYEAPIPVMVIGNITVGGSGKTPLIISLVDHLQQHGVKVGVISRGYGGDSSQMPALVTIDSLPSVVGDEPCLIVSMTQVPMAVCPNRQQAIELLIEAHPDLQLIIADDGLQHYALERDIEWIVVDAARGFGNKQLLPTGFLREPLSRLKNSTVIYHQKPNDSQVNDEASSKLSALTMQLQPDSLQPLLSANIDDSQNSSISETTVPATNSINNKVHAVSGIGYPQRFFNTLEALGFEVIGHAYPDHHDFGIDELLQYKDYPIIVTSKDAVKIRTLLTQDESKVAYSAEETDLVTQLWVLPVTAVLSDACYQTLEQQLTAVGIVLTENNK; from the coding sequence ATGAGCCTAGAGACCACAATCACTGATGCATGGCAGCGAAAAGCGCCTTGGTTATGGCTGCTTTTACCTGTTAGCGGGTTGTATGGTCTAGTCACTTTACTGCGCCGTCAAGCTTATAAACTAGGACTGTTCTCCAGTTACGAGGCTCCTATACCAGTAATGGTAATTGGCAATATTACGGTTGGTGGTAGCGGTAAAACGCCGCTAATCATCAGCTTAGTCGATCATTTGCAACAGCATGGCGTAAAGGTTGGAGTGATTAGCCGTGGCTACGGTGGTGACAGTAGTCAAATGCCAGCGTTAGTAACGATAGATAGCTTACCAAGCGTAGTAGGCGATGAGCCTTGCTTGATTGTTAGTATGACTCAAGTACCTATGGCGGTATGTCCTAATCGCCAGCAAGCTATTGAGCTACTAATAGAAGCCCATCCGGATTTGCAATTGATCATCGCTGATGATGGCTTACAACATTATGCGTTAGAGCGTGATATAGAATGGATTGTGGTTGACGCCGCCCGCGGTTTTGGGAATAAGCAATTATTGCCTACGGGATTTCTACGTGAGCCCCTATCGCGGCTCAAAAACAGTACTGTCATTTATCATCAAAAACCTAATGATAGTCAGGTTAATGACGAAGCATCAAGTAAGCTGTCTGCGCTAACCATGCAGCTACAGCCTGATAGTTTGCAGCCCTTATTGTCCGCTAATATTGATGATAGTCAGAATTCTTCAATATCAGAGACGACTGTTCCTGCTACGAACTCCATCAATAATAAAGTACATGCCGTTAGTGGCATCGGCTATCCTCAGCGCTTTTTTAATACCCTTGAAGCGCTGGGTTTTGAGGTTATAGGACATGCTTATCCTGACCACCATGATTTTGGTATTGATGAGCTACTGCAATATAAGGATTATCCTATTATTGTGACTAGTAAAGATGCGGTAAAAATCCGCACTTTGCTGACCCAAGATGAAAGCAAAGTAGCCTACTCAGCAGAAGAGACCGACTTAGTAACTCAGCTTTGGGTGCTGCCCGTCACTGCGGTATTATCAGATGCTTGCTATCAGACATTAGAGCAGCAATTGACAGCGGTTGGCATAGTGCTTACTGAGAATAATAAATAG
- a CDS encoding acetyl-CoA C-acetyltransferase, protein MSSGQHRVAILGGNRIPFARSNGPYADASNIDMLTAALNGLIERYDLQGERVGEVVAGAVLKLSRDLNLTREAALNTALDPHTPTYDVSQACGTGLQATFAAANKIALGVIDSAITGGVDTTSDAPIAIGDGLRKVILKLGAAKNNKQRLKALMGLNPKDLIESPQNGEPRTGLSMGDHQAITALEWNIGREAQDELAFNSHKNLARAYDEGFFDDLITPYKGLTRDNNLRPDSTKEKMAKLKPVFGKKNANPTMTAANSTPLTDGASCVLLANDEWAEAHGLKPLAYIVHQETAAVDFIGKSGDREGLLMAPAYAVPRMLERAGLSLQDFDFYEIHEAFASQVLSTLAAWEDETFCQERLGLDAPLGSIDRSKLNVNGSSLAAGHPFAATGGRILATAAKLLDQKGSGRALVSICAAGGQGVTCILEK, encoded by the coding sequence CTGAGCTCAGGGCAACACCGAGTGGCTATTTTAGGCGGTAACCGTATCCCATTTGCACGCTCAAATGGTCCTTATGCTGATGCTAGCAACATCGATATGCTCACTGCTGCTTTAAATGGTTTGATTGAGCGTTATGATTTACAAGGTGAGCGCGTAGGTGAAGTAGTAGCCGGTGCAGTACTTAAGCTTAGCCGCGATTTAAACCTAACTCGTGAAGCGGCGCTCAATACCGCTTTGGATCCACATACGCCAACTTATGACGTCTCGCAGGCTTGTGGCACAGGCTTACAGGCTACTTTTGCCGCTGCTAACAAAATTGCGTTAGGAGTCATTGATTCAGCTATTACTGGTGGTGTCGATACCACGTCGGACGCCCCGATCGCTATCGGTGATGGCCTGCGTAAAGTCATTCTTAAGCTTGGCGCAGCAAAAAACAACAAGCAGCGTCTTAAAGCATTAATGGGTCTGAATCCAAAAGATCTGATTGAATCACCACAAAATGGTGAGCCGCGCACAGGTTTATCTATGGGCGACCATCAAGCGATTACCGCTCTTGAATGGAACATCGGCCGTGAAGCTCAAGATGAGCTGGCTTTTAACAGTCATAAAAACCTAGCCCGTGCTTACGATGAAGGCTTCTTTGACGATTTGATTACTCCTTACAAAGGTCTGACCCGTGACAATAACTTACGCCCAGACTCTACCAAAGAGAAAATGGCTAAGCTAAAACCGGTATTTGGTAAAAAGAACGCTAACCCAACCATGACCGCAGCCAACTCAACCCCATTGACCGATGGTGCTTCTTGCGTGCTATTAGCTAATGATGAGTGGGCAGAAGCGCATGGCCTCAAGCCACTGGCTTATATCGTGCATCAAGAAACCGCAGCGGTCGACTTCATTGGTAAATCTGGAGATAGAGAAGGTTTATTGATGGCGCCTGCTTACGCAGTACCACGTATGCTTGAACGCGCAGGATTAAGCTTGCAAGACTTTGACTTTTATGAGATTCATGAAGCCTTTGCCTCACAAGTATTATCAACGCTGGCGGCATGGGAAGATGAAACCTTCTGTCAAGAGCGTTTGGGACTAGATGCCCCACTTGGCTCTATTGATCGTAGCAAACTTAACGTTAATGGCTCGTCATTAGCAGCAGGTCACCCCTTTGCTGCTACTGGTGGACGTATCTTAGCGACTGCTGCCAAGCTACTGGATCAAAAAGGTTCAGGACGTGCGCTAGTTTCTATCTGCGCAGCTGGCGGTCAAGGCGTAACTTGTATTTTAGAAAAGTAA